One Bos indicus isolate NIAB-ARS_2022 breed Sahiwal x Tharparkar chromosome 22, NIAB-ARS_B.indTharparkar_mat_pri_1.0, whole genome shotgun sequence DNA window includes the following coding sequences:
- the RAB7A gene encoding ras-related protein Rab-7a yields MTSRKKVLLKVIILGDSGVGKTSLMNQYVNKKFSNQYKATIGADFLTKEVMVDDRLVTMQIWDTAGQERFQSLGVAFYRGADCCVLVFDVTAPNTFKTLDSWRDEFLIQASPRDPENFPFVVLGNKIDLENRQVATKRAQAWCYSKNNIPYFETSAKEAINVEQAFQTIARNALKQETEVELYNEFPEPIKLDKNDRTKPSAEGCSC; encoded by the exons ATGACCTCGAGGAAGAAAGTGCTGCTGAAGGTGATCATCCTGGGAGACTCTGG AGTCGGGAAGACCTCACTCATGAACCAGTACGTGAACAAGAAGTTTAGTAACCAGTACAAAGCCACAATCGGGGCCGACTTCCTGACGAAGGAGGTGATGGTGGATGACAGACTAGTGACCATGCAG ATTTGGGACACGGCGGGACAGGAGCGGTTCCAGTCCCTGGGCGTGGCCTTCTACAGAGGCGCCGACTGCTGCGTCCTGGTGTTCGACGTGACCGCCCCCAACACGTTCAAGACCCTTGACAGCTGGAGAGACGAGTTTCTCATCCAGGCCAGTCCCCGGGACCCCGAGAACTTCCCCTTTGTCGTGCTGGGAAACAAGATTGACCTCGAAAACAGACAG GTGGCCACCAAGCGGGCACAGGCCTGGTGCTACAGCAAAAACAACATTCCCTACTTCGAGACCAGCGCCAAGGAGGCCATCAACGTGGAGCAGGCCTTCCAGACGATTGCCCGGAATGCGCTCAAGCAG GAAACGGAAGTGGAGCTGTACAACGAGTTCCCCGAGCCCATCAAACTGGACAAGAACGACCGCACCAAGCCCTCGGCCGAGGGCTGCAGTTGCTGA